The following DNA comes from Chitinophaga nivalis.
TGATGATAGGCCGTAACCGCAACCGGGCAGCTTCCACAGCAGCAGATAACAAGGTCTTACCGGCTCTTCTTCTTTGCACCGCAAACTCGATGATCAGGATGGCATTTTTTGCCAGCAATCCGATCAGCATCACCAACCCTACCTGTACATAAATGTTATTGTCAATACCCGCTATCCGGATCGCCAGGAACACACCCAGGATACCTGTAGGGATAGATAACAACACCGCCAGCGGCAACAGGTAACTTTCATATTGTGCGGCCAGCAGGAAGTATACAAACACCAGGGCCAGACCAAATATCAATACCATCTGATTGCCTGCACTCTTTTCTTCCTTACTTAAACCGGTCCACTCATAACTGAAACCAGTCGGTAATTTAGACGCCGCTACTTCTTCCACCGCCTTCATCGCATCTCCCGTACTAAAGCCTGGTTTAGGCATCGCATTGATAGAGATAGAATTAAAGAGGTTATAACGGTTCATCATTTCAGGACCATATATTTTTTTCAGCGTCACAATACTGTTGGCCGGTACCATCTGTCCCTGGTCATTTTTTACAAAGATGTTTTCCAGGCTTTCCGGTGTATTACGTGCCGTTGCCTCTGCCTGTACCATCACCCGGTAATACTTACCAAAGCGGTTGAAGTCAGACGCCTGGTTGCTACCATAGTACGTTTGCAGGGTACCCATCAGGTCACTCACACTTACGCCCAGTTGTTTGGCTTTGACAGCATCTACCTGTACTTCGTATTGCGGGAAGTCTGCCTTGAACATGGTAAAAGCCACAGCTATTTCTTTGCGTTGCATCAGCTCTCCGATAAACCGGTTGGCCGTTTCACTGAATACCTCTACGCGGCCGCCGGTACGATCCTGCAGCACCAGCTCCAGACCGTTGAAGTTACCGAAGCCCGGTACCGTTGGGAAAGTAAATACACTGAAAGTACCTTCCTTGATAGTGTTCAGCTGTTCAGAGAGTACAGCTACGATCTCGTCAATATTTTGTATTTCACCCCGTTCGCGGATCGGTTTCAGTTTCATGAAGCCCATCGCATAGGCAGGGCTGGCGCCATTACTCAGGATATTATAACCGGAGATGTTGGTAGCGGATTGTACTGCCGGGAATTTTTTCAGGATACTATCTGCCCGTTTCAATACAGCAGAAGTACGATCCAGACCGGCTCCCGGCGGTAATGCCAGCGAGTAGGCCACAAAGCTGCCGTCTTCATTCGGAATAAACCCTTTAGGCGTGCTGTTCATCAGCCATACTGTTACGGCGATGATAGCTGCCAGCCCACCCAGACTAATCCATTTGAAGCGGATCAGCCATTTAATGGCACGGGTATATCTGCTGGTCATGGCATTGAAGCCCGCGTTAAATGCTGTGAAAAAGCGACGGGAGAATCCTGCTTTCACCGGTTTGTGGGCATCCTCTCCTTCACCCGCATGGGTGTTTTTCAGGAACAAGGCACACAAAGCCGGACTGAGTGTCAGTGCGTTCAGCGCAGAGATCAGGATCGCGATAGCCAGGGTAAAGGCAAACTGCCGGTAAAACACCCCGGTAGGGCCTTCCATAAAACCAACCGGCAAGAATACTGCCGCCATCACCAGCGTAATAGATACAATGGCGCCGGTAATTTCACTCATCGCAGACAAGGTAGCCGAACGTGCCGGCATATGGGTGCGTTCCATTTTACTATGCACAGCTTCCACTACCACAATGGCATCATCCACCACAATCCCGATCGCGAGCACCAGGGCAAACAACGTCAGCATGTTGATGGAGAAGCCCAGCAGCTGCAGGAAGAAAAAGGTACCTACCAGTGATACCGGTACCGCAATGGCAGGTATCAGGGTAGAGCGGAAATCCTGCAGGAAGAGGAATACAATCACAAACACCAGGATGAAGGCTTCTATCAGGGTATGTTTTACCTGTGCAATGGATTCATCCAATTGCTCCTTGGTACTCATGGTTACCTGGTATTTCACGCCTTTGGGGAAGGTTTTGGATGCCTGATCCATCACCTTGCTGATCGTGCTTTGTATTTCATTCGCATTGGAACCATTCGTCTGGAAGATGGCCATCGTTACCGCTTCATTGCCGTTTACACGGTTATCGGTAGCGTAGCTCGCAGCGCCCAGCTCTATCCGGGCCACATCTTTCAGGTACAACACAGATCCATCCGGCGCTAC
Coding sequences within:
- a CDS encoding efflux RND transporter permease subunit — its product is MLSKIIQRPVLATVISVILVILGLVGLSRLPITQFPDIAPPSVMVSATFPGGNAATVLRSVVTPLEEAINGVENMTYIQSNASNDGSAIINVYFKLGTDPDQAAVNVQNRVAQVTSQMPAEVIQAGITTTKQQSGMIMILDVYSEDAKKYDEAFLQNFTKINVIPELKRIPGVGQAQIFGMKDYSMRVWLNPAKMTAYNVTPGEVMAAIRDQSLEAAPGKFGEGSEEALSYVINYKGKFNQPEQFEKIVIRVAPDGSVLYLKDVARIELGAASYATDNRVNGNEAVTMAIFQTNGSNANEIQSTISKVMDQASKTFPKGVKYQVTMSTKEQLDESIAQVKHTLIEAFILVFVIVFLFLQDFRSTLIPAIAVPVSLVGTFFFLQLLGFSINMLTLFALVLAIGIVVDDAIVVVEAVHSKMERTHMPARSATLSAMSEITGAIVSITLVMAAVFLPVGFMEGPTGVFYRQFAFTLAIAILISALNALTLSPALCALFLKNTHAGEGEDAHKPVKAGFSRRFFTAFNAGFNAMTSRYTRAIKWLIRFKWISLGGLAAIIAVTVWLMNSTPKGFIPNEDGSFVAYSLALPPGAGLDRTSAVLKRADSILKKFPAVQSATNISGYNILSNGASPAYAMGFMKLKPIRERGEIQNIDEIVAVLSEQLNTIKEGTFSVFTFPTVPGFGNFNGLELVLQDRTGGRVEVFSETANRFIGELMQRKEIAVAFTMFKADFPQYEVQVDAVKAKQLGVSVSDLMGTLQTYYGSNQASDFNRFGKYYRVMVQAEATARNTPESLENIFVKNDQGQMVPANSIVTLKKIYGPEMMNRYNLFNSISINAMPKPGFSTGDAMKAVEEVAASKLPTGFSYEWTGLSKEEKSAGNQMVLIFGLALVFVYFLLAAQYESYLLPLAVLLSIPTGILGVFLAIRIAGIDNNIYVQVGLVMLIGLLAKNAILIIEFAVQRRRAGKTLLSAAVEAARLRLRPIIMTSLAFVAGLIPLMVVKGSSALGNHSISIGTAGGMLSGVILGVFIIPVLFIVFQYLQEKVSIKKPVVAATEPEMSVMHP